CCGAGAGCTCGTCCTCGTAGTCGTGGCGGATCTCGCGCGCCTGGAAGATCTTGAGCGAGTAGTTGAAGTCGAGCGCCGCCCAGATCACGTCGAAGGTGCCGAACTGCGAGTCCTCGAGCTTCTCGCGGACGATCTCGGCGTGTTCGTCGAGGCTCTCTGCGTACTCGGACACCGTCTCCGCGAGCTCCTCGTTTCGCTCCTCCTCCATGAGCTCGATCAGGCGCTCTGCCTTCCCCTCGGTCGATTCGACCACCTCGCGAAGGAACGCGGCCGGCTCCGGCGGGCTCACCTCCATCCCGCCCTCGTCCTCGACGTTTCTGCGGAACTCCATCGACTCGTCCATCCGGGTGGTCTGGTCGCCGACAGCGCCCAGCTCCTGCGAGAGCACCAGCTGGCCGATCGTCGCGACGAGGGTGACGCCCGTGATGATCGGGCCGAACATCGAGGAGAAGATGTTCTGGATCGCGTCGACGTCCTCGACGATCTCCCTGTAGGGGCCGAGTTCGGCGGCCCCGAGCCCGACGAGCGCGGCGAAGACGGTCGCGAGGATCCCCACCGAGAGCAGCCGTCGATCGAGACGCATCAGGATGTAGAGCCGGAGGGCGCTCCCCTCGGCTCGTTCGAGTAACGTATCGTCCGCTCCGTTTCCCATGAGTACCTCTCGGAGGGTTACCCGTAAAAGCCACACCCGGCTGCGGCCCTCTCGGACCGCCCCGCTGCAGACGGGGCACCGTCCCGTCGGCCCGTGATGAGAGCGCACCGCGGCGGCCGGGCCCGGTCCCCGCGGTCATACGGTCTGCTGTGACGGTTTACCGGCGCAACCGCAGGACAGTCGCTGTTGCGCCGGTAATGACTTACAGCAGACCGTATCAGGACCAGTCGATGTCCTCCTCGCGCTCGGCCTCCCGGAGGATGAACGGTCCCATCGCGAGCGTCCGCTTCGCGAGCGTCATGATCCGGAGCGTGTACGAGAGCAGGATCACGAACGGCGTCACCCCGACGGTGAAACCGAACGCCGCGACCCAGACGACGTTGTCCACGCCGAGCGTCGATCCGGGAAACGCCCCCGGCCCGACGTTCATCAGGATGCTCCCGATGACGATGAGCGCGGGGACGGAGACGTAGAGGAGCGCCCGCGAGAGGTTTATCAGCTCCCACTGGAAGTAGAGCGTCTTGAAGTGTTCGCGCGCCGGGCCGAACAGCTTGAGCCGTTCGAGCAGCTCGTCGAACGTCCCCTCGGCTTCCTCCGAGAGCGACTCGGCGTGGTCGTCCCGGATACGCCGGGCCTGGAAGATCTTCCAGGAGTAGTTGAACCGGAACGACGACCAGAGCACCTCGAACGTGCCGAACTGGGCGTCGTCGAGGCCCTCACTCACCTCGTCGGCGTTCTCGAGGAGGTCGTCGACGTAGTCGTCGATCCGCTCTCTCAGCTCCTCGTCGCGTTCGTCGTCGACGACGTCCCGAAGCCGTTTCGCCTGGGCCTCGGTCCGGTCGACGAGCAGCTTGAGGAACGCGGCCGGCTCCGGCGGGCTGACGTCCAGGTCGATCTCGCTCTCGACGTCCTGACGGAAGTCCATCGCCTCGTCCATCCGTTCTCGCTGGTCACCGACGGCGCCGAGTTCCTGTGAGAGCACGATCTGTCCGATCGAGACGACGAGCGTGACGCCCGTGATGATCGCGCCGATGAACGCGGAGAAGATCCACCAGAGCGCGTCGTGATCAGCGACGAGCCTCCGGAAGGGACCGTTGCCCACGGTCGTCGCGATGACGAGCGAGACGAAGACGACCGCCAGGACACAGCCGGCGAGGACCGACCGGTTCAGCCGGAGCAACAGCCACAGCCGGGGCTGGCTATCACGGATCCGGCCGACGACGCCGTCGGTCACCGCGCCCATATCGTGTCCGTTCCGCCTCCGACTCGACGGTTCGTCCGCCGGATCGATCCGACGGGAACGCGCGGACTGGGTCCACTACGGGTCATACGTCCGAACGGTGACGAACCGCAGTAGCGATTGGCCCTGCCGCTGCACCGGGGGCGACGCTCCCGAGATCGATTCGTTAGACGCTTCGGACGGATCCCCTACTTCCCGAGCAGCCGCAATACGACCCCGATCGCAGCGATGCCGAGACCGAGCACGACGCCGAGGCCCGGGATCGGAAGCGGTAGCAGGACGATCGCGAGCAGCAGCCCGATTCCGATGACCGCCGACGAGGCTCTGACCATGGAGGTGAAACCGGCGCCAGCCGGGTAGGTGCCGTGCCTGCGGCTGCGCCGCGGAGGTGCAACGCCTGTTCTTTTTACGGTCCGATGGCTATCACGGACGATGAGTGAGGAGGAGGTGTCGGAACAGCTCGAGTCGTTCGGCACCGAGATGGGCCGGGAGTCGAACAGGGCCCCCGTCGAGTGGCTGCTCGCCGAGGGCGACCGTCTCTACGTCGCGACCCTGATCACCGCCGCCGTGTTCTGTCTCCTCCTGGTCCTCGGCGAGGTCGGGCTGATCGCGTTCGAGAACGACGACTCGATCACGCGGCTCGCGGGCGGGATGATCGCGGGCAGCTTCTCGCTGGTGACGCTCGTCGTCTCGATCAACCAGCTGATCCTCTCCCGGGAGTTCGCCGCCGCCGACGAGTTCCGCGACCGGCTGAGCGGCGTCATGGAGTTCAGACGGGACGTCGAGGGGATCGGCGACGTCCCGGCCAGCCCCGCCGACCCGGCGACGCTGGTAGACCTGATCGTGGCCGCGATCGAGAGAGAGGCCGAGCGCCTCGAGGAGGCGGCCGAGCGGGAAGGCGGCGAACGGCGGGAGGCGATCGTGACCTACGCGAACAGCGTCCAGAAGAGCGCCGACAGGGCACGGGAGGAGCTGGAGGACGCGGAGTTCGGCACGTTCGAGGTGCTCTCGGCGGCGATCGACTTCGACGACGCCTGGCAGATATACGCCGCCAGGCACGTCGCGAACACGTACCGTGGAGAGCTCCACGGCGAGACGATCAAAGCGTTCGACGACCTGATCGAGGCGCTCAGGCAGTTCAACGTCGCCCGGTCGCACTTCAAGACGACCTATCTCCAGCGCGAGGTGACCCGGTTCTCGCAGCTCACGATCCTCTGTGGCGTCCCGGCGGTGCTCGGGGCGGTGGTCCTGGGACTGAGCTACGCGGACGTGACGGGGCCGACGATCCACCCCCAGTACCTCCCGTTCACCACGAGCGCGCTGATCGCGCTCGTCTTCTCGCCGCTCGCGCTGCTCGCCTCCTACATCCTCCGGACCGCGACGGTCGCCCGCCGGACCGCCTCGATCGGACCGATGATCCCGCAGATGAACACCGAGGAGGGCCACTTCGAGGTCGGCTACGGCGACGAGGGGTGATCAGCCGTCGGCGGGTCGGGGGTCCTCCGGTTCGAAACCGAAGCGGATCGCCGCAGGGTAGAGCACCTTCTCGTGGAGGGCGTAGAGCAGCACCACCGACCCCATGATGATCGCGCCGTCGACGGCCGTCGAGAGCAGGCCGAGCGCGACGATGAGCGTCGTCGCACAGGCCGCCGGGTGGTTCGTCTTCGCGACGAGCATCGCGACCGTCGTGAGCACCATCGCGACGACACAGCTCGCCGCGAGCGCGAGCACGTCGAACGAGAACGGTCCAGCCTCGCCGAGGACGTCGACCGCGACCAGGCCGCCCGCGATCGGGTGGTAGGCGACCATCCCACAGACGACGGCGACGAAGTGGCCGCCGATGACGTGGTAGCCGCCCGCCGCGCGGTCGGTCTCGCCGGTCGCGAGCAGGTAGGCCGAGGGGCCGAGGCTGGGGAAGATGAACGGACGTCCCGTCGCCCAGGCGATGGCCCCGAGCACGAGGAAGTGGATCGCGACGTAGAGCCCCGCGCTCAGTTTGTCGTTGAGCATTATCATCCGAAACCGATGACTCGATGTAAATAGATGGGGTTCAGATCGAGTACGGTGGTCGAAAGTCGCCCATCGGTGACTACCGGCCGGAATATCCACAGCGGTCGCGGTCTCGCTGGTAACCGATGGGCTCTCCGTGACGTCACTGTCGAAGGTCGAGTCGCGGACAGTAGACGATACGAATCACCATGGTGAGGTGGGCCGAACGGTAGCGATATCACTCATGCGTCTGCTTCAGTTGTACGTCGACGAGGATCGCCGCGACACCGTCTCGGAGAGCTATGAGTCGCTCGATCTCGAGTGTTTTCTGACAGACGAGACCGGAACCCATGGCGGTTCGCTCGCCTACGTTCCCGTTCCAAACGGTGCGGTCGATGGCGTGTTGAACGAACTCCGTGAGGAGGTCTCGACGAGGGGACCCACGTCGGACTCGTGAACGTGGAGGGAGCGATCGGCGTAGAAGCCGAAGAGATCTCCGGCCGATTCGCGAAGGGACCGAACGACGGCCGCGGGATCACCCATCGACAGCTTCGTGCGAAGGTTCAAGACCTCAAACCGGGTCGACTCTCCTGTACCGCTTTCGTAGCCCTCGCCGGCGCGGTCGCGACGGCGGGACTGTTGCTAGACTCCGCGATCGTCACCGTCGGCGCGATGGTGATCGCTCCGTTCGCTGGATCACTTCCCGCCGCCAGCGTGGGTGTCGTCGACGACGACGGGATGGTCGTCGAGAGCATCGTCACCCAGATCTCGCGCTATCGGCAGCGTTCGTCAGAGCACTGAGTGTGGCGTGTCTCGTTCAGTTCGCCGTAACGGTTCCGACCTCGGTCGCCGTCGCGCGGATCGATCAGATAACGCTGTTTCAGACGCCGACCGTCCTCGCCATCACTATCGCGATCTGTGCCGGTGCGGCCGGTGCGCTCGCACTCGCTGAGGACCTCTCGACGGCCGTCCCGGGGTGGCCGTCGCCGCAGCGATCGTTCCTCCGTCGCGGCGTCCGCGATCGGGTTCGCCTGGGGTCGACCACAGATCGCGCTCGGTGCGTTCGTGTTGTTGTTAGTCAACGTTGCGCGTATCAACCTCACTGCCTATCTCGGTTTCTACGCACTCGGCTATCGAACCGAACTTCTCGACTCCGTTCGAGACGACCGTTCTCTGTCGGTTCGATCCGGAGCGTACGCGTTCGTCACAGCCGTCTTCGTGGTCGGTATCGTTCTGACGGTGTTCACGACGGCACAACACCTCGCATTCGAGACGACCGCCAAGTCGGAGGTCGAAACGACGCTCGAGCAGCCGGAGTACGAGGAGCTCGGTCTCGTTTCCGTTTCGACGGAGTACGCCACCCGGGGGGGTGTTTACGAGCGACCTTATGGTGACGGTCACGGTCTCGAAACCCACCGGTGAGGAGGCACTCGGGGTAGAAGACGAACTCTGGATCCGTATCTCCGAAGCGACTGACGAGGACGTCGTCGTCGAGATACAGTTCGTGGAGTACGCCCAAACGGGTGGCGAGACGCACGGTATTACAGACCCCGGAACCGAAGCATCGCGAACGGGTTAACGCGAACGGAACGTCTCGCCGGACCGTGGTATCGGTCTCGCTGGCCCACCCCTTTACTCGGGCCGAGTCGAGTACTACCCCATGGCTCCCCTCTTCGGTCGACTTAGCCAGGTCCAGTGGTTCGACGAGTCAGTGCGTTTCCCGGGCGGAGAGTGGCTTCTCGCAGCTATCGTACTGGTGATCACGTGGTACGGTTCGAAGCTTCTCACGCGGTTGCTCCGTCCGAACGTGACTCGTCACCTACGGCGACGAAGCGTCACAGACATCACCCTCAGATTGATCCGTGCCGGTGCGATGGTCGTCGCTCTCTTGGTCGCACTGGGGATCCTCGGCGTCGAGCTGACGGGTCTCGTACTCTCGGCCACCGTCCTCTCCGCCGTCTTCGCGATCGTTTTAGCACCCATCGCCACAGACCTCGTCAGTGGCTTTCTGATACTCGTGAACAGGCCCTACGAGATCGGTGATATGATCGAGATCGTCGACACCGAGGATCGGGGCTATGTGGAGGATATTACGCTCCGATACACGGAGATACTGACGTTACAAAACACGTTCCTCGTCATCCCCAACTCGACGATCTACGACCGTGACGTGCTCAACTACTCCGCGAACGACGAGCGAACGCGCGTCTCGATCGAGTTCACCGTGACGTACGAAGGTGATCTCACGGAGGCCCAACGGGTACTGGAACGAGCGACCGAGCGGATCGACGGAGTGATCGAAGGCGGTCCGGCGATCCCACTCGGGGGAACGAAGTACCCTGCCGAACCGAAGGGGTTCGTCACCGAATTCGGCGATCACGGTGTCCATATCGACCTCCGGTTCTGGGTCGAAAAGCCATATCTTCCCATCGAGATGCGGTCGAAGGTTCACGAAAGCGTGTGGACCGAACTCGAGGACGTCGACGTGGAGATGGCGTATCCGCACACGCACGTGGTTTTCGACAAGACGAGCGGGCAGGCTCGTGTGGCTATCGAAGGGGCACGGAGTCTCCACGGTTCCTCACCCTCCACGGAACGAGGGGCCGCCGATTGACTCTCGAAGACGAAACGCCGACTTCTACGGTTCGACGACGGTGTCCTCGCTACCAGTAGCTTCGAGCTACCGGTGATCGTCCTCACGTTCGGTCGGCGATGGAGTACAGCCCACCGGAGAGAAGGATCCCGATCGCTGCGAGACCGAGGTAGACGACGAACCCGGTGGCGTATCCCGTCGCCCCCTGTACGTCGACGACGAGTCCGAGCAGTGGTGGAACGACGAACCCACTGAACGCACCGAGCCCACCGACCAGTCCCGAGGCTCCACCGACCGCTTCGGGGACGTACATCGGGAGGAGTTGAAACACCGCCGCAGTAGTCACACCGATCCCGATAGCTAACAGTACCATCGCGACGACCGCGACCGTGAGATCTCGCGTGAGGATCATCAGTGTCGCCCCGACGCCGACGGTAACGAAGCTCACGATCGCGGTCCGCTCCCCGCCGAGCCGATCGCTCAGCACACCACCGGGGATCCGGACGAACGTCGCGAGAAGGATGAATCCTACTGCGGTCAAGATACCCGCCGTTCGGGTCTCGATCTCGTGGAGCGAGACCCAGTAGGAGGGGAGCCAGACGGTCAGTGCGAGGAAGCCGCCGAAGGAGGTGAAGTACAGGCCGACGAGCGCCCAGGTCCGGCGTAGCGATGCGGCCTGCGCGATCGAATCGACGGTATCCCCGCTCGGAAACAGCTCCTAGCCCAACTCCTCGGCTCGCTCTCTCGCTCGGGTTGGGCTCGACCCTTGCTTACGAAGCTGAAAATAGTACGGTGACCGCGATGACCGCGTAGATGACCGTCCCGACGACGAGAAACGCCAGCCACACCAGATACGTAGTCGTGAGGCCCAGCGCGGCGAGCGCGATCGAGATGAGAATCGTGAAGATGCCGGGCGAACTGTTTCCGAGCCCGGCATAGATCGCGAGCGCCGTCCCCTGTTTCTCCGACGGATACCAGTATGACGTCTGTGCGTTGCCGACCGCGAACGCACCGATACCACACCCGCTCAGGGCTCCGAACAGGAAGATGACCGGGTAGAGCCGAATCGTCAGCCCGTCTGGGTAGAAGAACAGGAGGATCCCCGAGAGCCCCGTCATGCCGACGACCGACAGGCCGAGAAGGATCAGGAACGGCTTCCTCGCACCGACGTCGTCGGCCCACGCGCCGAAGGGGATCCGCAGTAGCGAGCCGATCAGATTCGGAGCGCCGACCAACAGCCCCAACAGAATACCGGACAGCCCCATCGCCTGTTCGAACTTGCTCGCAGCCGGCCCGTAGACGACGACATCGGCGAACCCGATGAAGAACCCGAACGTCGCGCCGGCGAGTCCCCGGGAGGGAGAGCCTCGAACGGCAGTGTCACTCATCCGCTGCCCTCAATTCTATCGATGTAAAAGACCTCTGGAGTAGGCTACCGACTTCGAGAGTAGAGAGAGGACAGAGTATGGCACACGCGCTATATATTACAGGCACGCGATCCGTGAGAGTGTGGGGATGGATAACAGTGGGAGGGTCACGGATAGCAGTAGTAGCCACTAGAGTGACAGGGTATAGGTTCGTGATTCGGGTATGGACCAACGGATACTCGTCCCGTTCGACGGATCGGATCCAGCTGAGATCGCACTCGGTCGAGCCCTCGAGGAACATCCCCGAAGCGGAGCTCACGATCCTGCACGTACTCGACTCGAGCGGGCTCTCACACGGCGGTGTCGAAGGCGGTGCGGCCGAGGCGGGCGTCTCGGCGCGAATCGCGATCGAAGTGGGGCAGCCGAGCGACGTCATCGTCGAGTACGCCGAGGAGGAAGGGATCGACCACATCGTCATGGGCAGCCACGGTCGCTCCGGGCTGTCGAAGATCGTCGTCGGCAGCGTCGCCGAGAGCGTGATCCGGGACTCGCAGGCCAGCGTCACGATCGCCAGGTGAGCGCCGGGGTGTTCGGCGAGTCGAGGAGACGTCCCCCGATCAGCTCTGTTCGTCCTTGAGCTCCTCGAGTTCGGAGTCGATCTCGTTCGAGGAGAGCTCCTCCTCGACGTCCACCTCGTCGTCGAGTTCGACCGCCGGTTCGTCGTCGGTTTCCGACTCATCACCGCCACCCTTGCCGAGTTCACCCTTCAGCGTCTCGAGTTCGGCCTCGACCTCGCTGGAGGTGCGTCCGGCCGAGAGCTCGCGGTCGATCGAGTCCTCGTCCGAGAGCGCGTCCTCGAACGCGCCGGTCTCTTGGAGCTCGTCCATCGCGGCCGAGCGCGCTTCCATCTCCTCGGTCTCGGCCTCGGCGCGCTCGATCGCACGGCCCACGTCGGCCATCTCGTCACCCACGCCGCTCATCGCCTCGGAGACGCGCGTGCTCGCCTCCGCGGCCTCGTACTGCGCCTTCATCGTCTCCTTCTTCGTCCGGAACTCCTCGATCCGGTTCTGGAGCTTGTCCTTCTGCTCGACGAGCTGGTCCTGTTTCCCCTGGAGGTCCTCGATCTGGGCACCCAGCTCCTCGATCTGGTTCATCTTCGCCTTCTTCTTCTCGAGCGCCTGTCGGGCGAGGTCCTCCCTGTCTTGACGCACCGCCTCGCGGGCCTGCTCGTTGTGCTTCTCGACGTTCTCCTCCAGCCGGCGTTTCTGCATCTCGAGGCGCTTTTTCTGCGTGGTCAGATCGGCGATACCCTGTTTCACGTCCTGTAGTTCGTCGCGCATCTGCTCGTAGGAGTAATCGAGCGTCTCGCGGGGGTCTTCCGCCCGATTGAGGATCGAGTTGATCTTCGAGCGGATGACGTAGGACGCACGCGAGAGTATTCCCATGGCACGTACTTTGACACCACGAACTTAAAAGTACCACTGCTGAACGCTCCGTATGGGTAGACGGCTCAGGCTCCCGGGAGAGCGCGACGTCCGGGCGACGCTCGACGGTAGCGAGGAGAGCGACCGAATCGTCGTCGCCTGTCCGCCACACCCCCAGCACGGAGGGGGCCGGTCGGATCCCCGGTTGCGTGCGGTAAGCGATGCGCTCGGAGAACGGGGGATAGCGTCCCTCCGGATCGACTACGGCGACTGGGACCGCGGCCGCGGCGAGCGCGAGGACGCCGAGTGCGCGCTCGGCTGGGCCGCCGATCGGTTCGTCTCCACGGGGATTTTCGGCTACAGTTTCGGGGCCAGCGTCGCCCTCTGTGCGGCGGCCGAGGTCGAGCGAGCGCTCTCCGGCGTGAGCGCGCTCGCGCCCGCTCCGGAGATCGAGACGCTCGACGCCCTCTCCGCTATCGGACGGATCGACGCCCCGGTGCAGGTGCTCTACGGGCCGAGGGATCGGACCGTCGATTCACGACCGATCGCGGAGGCGGTGCGCCAGCGGGGTGGAGTCGTCGAAGCGCTCGACGCGGATCACTTCTTCGTCGGGAAGAACGAAGGGATCGGCGATCGGGTCGCGTGCTTTTTCGCGCCCTGATCACTCCATCGCCTTCACCCAGCCCGGGACCGAGGCCATCCCTTCCTTTCGCTCCCAGCCGTTCTCCCGGAGGTACTCGGGGAGCGTCGTGAACTCGAAGCCGAACGTCTCCGAGAGCGACTCGATCTCCGCGCTGTAGCCGACCTCGTTGAACCACTCGCACATCACCGTGAACTCCTCGCCGAAACTCTCGTAGGCCTCCTCGATCGGGACGTGGTACGCCTCCACCTCGGTCCCGGTGGTCTCCGAAAGCACCGCGGCGGTCTCCTCGAGGGTGCGCTCGTCGCCCGCCAGTTCGTAGCGTTCGCCGACGAACTCCTCGGGGTGCTCGAACGCGACCGCCGCCGCTCGCCCCACGTCGTCGCTGTCGACCATCTGGAGCGAGACGCCTTCGTCTAAGGGAAGGCCGAGCGTCCCGCTCTGGATATCCTCCGCGAACGCTTCGAGGTTCTGGAAGAAGAACACCGGCTGGAGCACCGTCATCGGGAGTTCGAGGTTCCGTGCGTGCTGTTCGATCTCCCAGGCGGAGTCGAAGTGCGGGATGCCGGTCTCCTCCTCGTGGCTCCCGACCCCGCTGAAGACGAACTGCTCGACCCCTTCGGCCTTCGCCGCCTCCGCGATGTTCTTACCCTGTCTCACCTGCCGGTCGTAGCCCTCCGTCCAGAAGTTGGTGACCGCGAACACCGCGTCCACCTCGGTGACGGCCGGTCTGAGCGTCTTCAGGTCGTTCAGGTCGCCCTCGACCATCTGCACGCCTCGCCCCTCGAGGTCGCGTGCCCGGTCACCGGTCGCGTCCCGGGTTAGGCCGTACACCTCGAACTCGACGTCGGAGGCGAGCAGGTGTTCTGCGACTGCCCCGCCCTGGTTGCCGGTCGCGCCGGTGACGAGGACGCTCTCTACGTCGGTCATGCGTGCTCCCCTCCCGTTCTCGTGTTCTCCATCGTGCGTACGGTCGGCTCTCGGATTGGACGTGCTGTCGGTATCATCGCGTTACCTGATTCGGCCCGGAACCACATAACCGCTCGGCGGCAGGAGGGTAACGAGGTGACGCGGGTGTTACCCGGAGAGCACCGGGTACGGCCCGATCGATTCCTGTGTGCGGACGACCTTCGGATGGGAGGCAAGCGGGGTCACGACGGGTCGGATCGCACGTCTTTCAGGGACGATCGAGAGGAAACGCCGCTCCCGAAATCGTTTTGCCCTTCCTTCGCAGACGCTTTCTATGCCGACTGACGCCACGGGTTACGACCCGACGCTGGGGAGGAAGTTCATTTTCGTCACCGGGGGCGTGATGAGTGGGCTCGGAAAGGGGATCACTGCCGCGAGCACCGGCCGACTGCTCAAATCCGCCGGCTTCGACGTGACGGCGGTGAAGATCGACCCCTACCTGAACGTCGACGCGGGGACGATGAACCCCTATCAGCACGGGGAGGTCTACGTGTTGAAAGACGGCGGCGAGGTCGACCTTGACCTCGGGAACTACGAGCGGTTTCTCGACGAGGACATGACGTTCGATCACAACGTCACGACCGGGAAGCTCTACCGCCACGTCATCGAGAAGGAGCGTGCCGGCGATTATCTGGGAAAGACCGTCCAGATCATCCCGCACATCACCGACGACATCAAGCGAAGGGTGCGAGAGGCCGCCGAGGGGACCGACGTCTGTATCGTCGAGGTCGGGGGGACGGTGGGTGACATCGAGGGGATGCCGTACCTCGAGGCACTCAGACAGTTCGCCCACGAGGAAGACGACGAGGACATCCTCTTCACGCACGTGACGCTCGTTCCGTACTCGAAGAACGGCGAGCAGAAGACGAAGCCGACCCAGCACTCGGTGAAGGAACTGCGTTCGATCGGTCTCCAGCCGGACGTGGTGGTCGGGCGCTGTGAGGTGGCCCTCGAACCGGAGACGAAGGAGAAGATCGCGCTGTTCTGTGACGTTCCGACCGAGGCGGTGTTCTCGAACCCGGACGTCGAGGACGTCTACCACGTCCCGCTCGTCGTCGAGGAGGAGGGCCTGGCGGAGTACGTGATGGAGGAACTCACACTCGCCGACGAGGCGCTCTCCGAACCCGAACGCGACGACGAGTGGCGCAGACTCGTCACCGCCGAACGCACGGACGAGGTCGAGATCGCGCTCGTGGGTAAATACGCGCTGGAGGACGCCTACATGTCGATCCACGAGGCGCTCAAACACGCCGGACTGGAGCGGGGCGTCGACGTGAACGTGCTCTGGGTCGACGCCGACGAGATGGCGGACGACCACGAACAGCGCCTGCGACAGGCCGACGGCGTGGTCGTCCCCGGCGGGTTCGGTTCCAGAGGGACGGAGGGCAAGATCGAGTCGGTCCGCTACGCTCGGAGGAACGGCGTCCCGTTCCTGGGCCTCTGTCTCGGCTTTCAGTTAGCCGTCGTCGACTACGCGCGGGACGTCCTCGACCTGGCGGGGGCGAACTCCACCGAACTCGATTCGAAGACGCCACACCCGGTCATCGACATCCTTCCCGAGCAGTACGAGGTCGAGGAGATGGGTGGAACGATGCGACTCGGCGCACAGGAGACGGAGATCGAGGAGGGGACGCTCGCCCACCGGGTGTACGGGGAGACCTCGTGTACCGAACGGCATCGCCACCGGTACGAGGTGAACCCGGAGTACATCGCCCGGCTCGAAGACGGCGGGCTTACGTTCTCCGGGCG
This region of Halalkalicoccus sp. CGA53 genomic DNA includes:
- a CDS encoding HPP family protein, with product MIMLNDKLSAGLYVAIHFLVLGAIAWATGRPFIFPSLGPSAYLLATGETDRAAGGYHVIGGHFVAVVCGMVAYHPIAGGLVAVDVLGEAGPFSFDVLALAASCVVAMVLTTVAMLVAKTNHPAACATTLIVALGLLSTAVDGAIIMGSVVLLYALHEKVLYPAAIRFGFEPEDPRPADG
- a CDS encoding DUF389 domain-containing protein, which codes for MEGAIGVEAEEISGRFAKGPNDGRGITHRQLRAKVQDLKPGRLSCTAFVALAGAVATAGLLLDSAIVTVGAMVIAPFAGSLPAASVGVVDDDGMVVESIVTQISRYRQRSSEH
- a CDS encoding mechanosensitive ion channel family protein, with the protein product MVVALLVALGILGVELTGLVLSATVLSAVFAIVLAPIATDLVSGFLILVNRPYEIGDMIEIVDTEDRGYVEDITLRYTEILTLQNTFLVIPNSTIYDRDVLNYSANDERTRVSIEFTVTYEGDLTEAQRVLERATERIDGVIEGGPAIPLGGTKYPAEPKGFVTEFGDHGVHIDLRFWVEKPYLPIEMRSKVHESVWTELEDVDVEMAYPHTHVVFDKTSGQARVAIEGARSLHGSSPSTERGAAD
- a CDS encoding MFS transporter → MFPSGDTVDSIAQAASLRRTWALVGLYFTSFGGFLALTVWLPSYWVSLHEIETRTAGILTAVGFILLATFVRIPGGVLSDRLGGERTAIVSFVTVGVGATLMILTRDLTVAVVAMVLLAIGIGVTTAAVFQLLPMYVPEAVGGASGLVGGLGAFSGFVVPPLLGLVVDVQGATGYATGFVVYLGLAAIGILLSGGLYSIADRT
- a CDS encoding MFS transporter, whose translation is MSDTAVRGSPSRGLAGATFGFFIGFADVVVYGPAASKFEQAMGLSGILLGLLVGAPNLIGSLLRIPFGAWADDVGARKPFLILLGLSVVGMTGLSGILLFFYPDGLTIRLYPVIFLFGALSGCGIGAFAVGNAQTSYWYPSEKQGTALAIYAGLGNSSPGIFTILISIALAALGLTTTYLVWLAFLVVGTVIYAVIAVTVLFSAS
- a CDS encoding universal stress protein, which codes for MIRVWTNGYSSRSTDRIQLRSHSVEPSRNIPEAELTILHVLDSSGLSHGGVEGGAAEAGVSARIAIEVGQPSDVIVEYAEEEGIDHIVMGSHGRSGLSKIVVGSVAESVIRDSQASVTIAR
- a CDS encoding PspA/IM30 family protein codes for the protein MGILSRASYVIRSKINSILNRAEDPRETLDYSYEQMRDELQDVKQGIADLTTQKKRLEMQKRRLEENVEKHNEQAREAVRQDREDLARQALEKKKAKMNQIEELGAQIEDLQGKQDQLVEQKDKLQNRIEEFRTKKETMKAQYEAAEASTRVSEAMSGVGDEMADVGRAIERAEAETEEMEARSAAMDELQETGAFEDALSDEDSIDRELSAGRTSSEVEAELETLKGELGKGGGDESETDDEPAVELDDEVDVEEELSSNEIDSELEELKDEQS
- a CDS encoding alpha/beta hydrolase, with amino-acid sequence MGRRLRLPGERDVRATLDGSEESDRIVVACPPHPQHGGGRSDPRLRAVSDALGERGIASLRIDYGDWDRGRGEREDAECALGWAADRFVSTGIFGYSFGASVALCAAAEVERALSGVSALAPAPEIETLDALSAIGRIDAPVQVLYGPRDRTVDSRPIAEAVRQRGGVVEALDADHFFVGKNEGIGDRVACFFAP
- a CDS encoding NmrA/HSCARG family protein; its protein translation is MTDVESVLVTGATGNQGGAVAEHLLASDVEFEVYGLTRDATGDRARDLEGRGVQMVEGDLNDLKTLRPAVTEVDAVFAVTNFWTEGYDRQVRQGKNIAEAAKAEGVEQFVFSGVGSHEEETGIPHFDSAWEIEQHARNLELPMTVLQPVFFFQNLEAFAEDIQSGTLGLPLDEGVSLQMVDSDDVGRAAAVAFEHPEEFVGERYELAGDERTLEETAAVLSETTGTEVEAYHVPIEEAYESFGEEFTVMCEWFNEVGYSAEIESLSETFGFEFTTLPEYLRENGWERKEGMASVPGWVKAME
- a CDS encoding CTP synthase; the encoded protein is MPTDATGYDPTLGRKFIFVTGGVMSGLGKGITAASTGRLLKSAGFDVTAVKIDPYLNVDAGTMNPYQHGEVYVLKDGGEVDLDLGNYERFLDEDMTFDHNVTTGKLYRHVIEKERAGDYLGKTVQIIPHITDDIKRRVREAAEGTDVCIVEVGGTVGDIEGMPYLEALRQFAHEEDDEDILFTHVTLVPYSKNGEQKTKPTQHSVKELRSIGLQPDVVVGRCEVALEPETKEKIALFCDVPTEAVFSNPDVEDVYHVPLVVEEEGLAEYVMEELTLADEALSEPERDDEWRRLVTAERTDEVEIALVGKYALEDAYMSIHEALKHAGLERGVDVNVLWVDADEMADDHEQRLRQADGVVVPGGFGSRGTEGKIESVRYARRNGVPFLGLCLGFQLAVVDYARDVLDLAGANSTELDSKTPHPVIDILPEQYEVEEMGGTMRLGAQETEIEEGTLAHRVYGETSCTERHRHRYEVNPEYIARLEDGGLTFSGRAGNRMEILELDDHPYFFGTQFHPEFRSRPTRASPPFVAFLDAVLETRETEAEVHA